CCCGGGGGGTGGGATCTGCATGGCTTTCCCCCCACGCAATGGACTCAGCGGTCCCAAATTTCCCCGGTGGCTGGACacacatccctccccccccccacggtGATGTGCAGGGGGGGGGATGAATCACCCCAGGAGTCTAAAATAACCGGGGTGACtcatgccccccccccgcccggcgcctGTTCCTCGCCCCCGGCTGCAGACGAGGTCCCAGCTCCAGCAAttcgggacatggggggggggggagaaggaggaattggctttgctccccccccccatcctggggctgaatttgctgctttctgccccaaaAACGCTGTTGGGGGGGTGGTTTCGCACCCCAATTTTGGGTGGTggggccaggcaggcagcagcccctgctgtgGCTCATCCCGGCACCTGGTTTGGGGGGGGAATTATCCATCCCAGCCCATTTTtggatggagaaggaaaagtggggggggggaagccaaacacacacacacacacacacacccccggtaGCTCCCCCCGAGATGACACCGGGCTGTGGGGCACAAGATGTGGTTTAATGCCaaccccgcggggggggggggtgtcgaaTCCGGATGCGGGAGTGCAGGGGTGCGGGGCCCtcgggggacaccccccccctcttccccccccccgcctcctgccatgggcacaaCGGGGCCGTTGGCACCCGGAGCCGGGGTGGAGGCACCCACAAAGGGCCCAGTGTGTGGGTGCAGGACAAGAGCCGCCCTGTGCTGCCGGCGCAGCGGCGTCCcccgggggggtgaggggggggaaggaagggcccCATCCAGCCCCAACTCGGGGGGGGTCAGGAGTCCCCATCCCGGCCCTGCTGGCCGGTGGCGGGAGGGGGGTGCCGGGGTCCCCATGGGTGCTCAGACTCCGGGGtaactgggctgtgctgggacatAGGGCGGAGGCGCTGTGGGGGGGTCAGAATGGGGTATCAGCCCCCCGCAAGGCCATCGTGCCCCCCTGGGGAATAGGGAGGtgtccatcccccccccaccccaccccagtgCTCACCTGTGGGGTTGTAGACGGGGGGTCCCGAGGGGTACAGCGGGTACTGGGCAGCGGGGCCGGCCGGCGGGTACATGGCCATGGGGGCGAagccgggctgggggggcacggggCCGGCTTTGGGGTCCAtggggaagggggctggggggggcgcgggggggtagCTGGAGAGCGGGATCTCTGGGCCTGCGGGAGAGACGGGGTGGGGGCTGCGGCACCccaggatggggacggggacagcagGTGTCCATGGCCCTCGGGGGGagcatggggggggggcaggggataGTGGTGGGCACTGGGGTGATCTCAGCAGCACCCACTCCAGtgccctcccccagcacccaattcccccccccccccaagcatgCAAATCCCTCCCTGAGCACCCAAATCCTCCCCCTGCAcccacgtgtgtgtgtgtccccccccgcaccccaattcctcccctgcatccctccagctcctccaacCCCCCCTCACCCTGTACCTACAGGACCCCTCctacctccccctgccccctgcATCCCACCCCCCAATCCCTGCAGACCCCCCCCGCGCCCCAAATCCTCCCCACCCTGAACCCCAAATacccccctcctgcaccccgatcccccccacaccccaaataccccctccccgcaccccaaaTCCCCTTCTCTGCACCCCAAATCCACCGcctgcaccccaaatcccccccaccTTGCAACCCAAATCCCCCCTGCAACCCCAATCCCCCCTTCCTGCACCCCAAATACTCCCCCGCACCCCAaatcctctctccccacaccccaaatCCCCCTCTCTGCACCCCAATCCCCCCTTGCACCTCAAATCCCCCCTGCAACCCCAATCCCCCCTTCCTGCACCCCAAATactcccctgcaccccaaatcctctctccccacaccccaaatCCCCCTCTCTGCACCCCAATCCCCACCTTGCACCTCAAATCCCCCCTGCACCTCAAATCCCCCCGCACTCcaatcccctgcctgcaccccaaatccccctctTTGCACCCCAATCACcccgcaccccaaatcccccctgcaccccaaatcccccctgcacctcaaatccctcccccacaccccaaatcccccctccccgcaccccaaatcccccctgcaACTCCAATCCCCCCTTTCTGCACCTCAAATCCCCCTCCTGCACCTCAaatccccctcctgcaccccaaataCCCCTCCgcaccccaaatcctccctccccacaccccaaataccccctcctgcaccccaatcCCCCCCTTGCACCTCAaatccccctcctgcaccccaaatacccccctgcaccccaaatcccccctgcaccccaaatacTCCCCTGCACCTCAAATCCCCCTCCTTCACCCCAAATCCCTCTCtctgcaccccaaatccccacctTGCACCTCAAATCCCCCcttgcaccccaaatcccccctgcaccccaaatccccctcctGCACCACAAATaccctgctgcaccccaaatccttcctccccacaccccaaatcccccctgcaccccaatcCCCCTttgcaccccaaatccccccttcTGCACCCCAATCCCCACCTTGCACCTCAAatccccccgcaccccaaatccccctgcaccccaatcccctgcctgcaccccaagtCCCCCTCTTTGCACCCCAATCCTCCCCGCACCTCAaatcccccccgcaccccaaattCCTCCCCCGCATCCCAAATCCCCCCTGCAACCCCAATCCCCCCTTTCTGCACCCTAaatccccctcctgcaccccaaatacccccctgcaccccaaatcccccctgcaccccaaatacTCCCCTGCACCTCAAATCCCCCTCCTTCACCCCAAATCCCTCTCtctgcaccccaaatccccacctTGCACCTCAAATCCCCCcttgcaccccaaatcccccctgcaccccaaatccccctcctgcaccccaaatcccccctgcaccccaaatacTCCCCTGCACCTCAaatccccctcctgcaccccaaataTCCCCacgcaccccaaatcccccctccccacaccccaaataccccctcctgcaccccaatccccctcctgcaccccaaatcccccctgcaccTCAAATCCCCTtcctgcaccccaaatcccccctccccgcaccccagtCCCCCCCACCTTGCAGGGGGGTGCGGAGGTGCTGCCGGCGCTGGTACAAGTAGCAGCAGGAGCACATGAAGCAGCAGACGATGGTGGTGACGATGGCGATGAAGAGCACCACGGCCGAGGCGATGCCTGCGATGGtcttggggctggggggcaccacggggacatggggcagcggggccggggaggcgacacccccccccccggcagggtacctccctcccccccgccccctgccccaGTCACACCAGTGCCCGCAGCACCAGGGGCACCCACCTGGGGACTGGAGGGACGGGGACGTCCAGGCAGCACCAGTGACACTGACCGGTGACACTGACCAGCACCAATGCCCAGTGCCCAGTAGCACTGCCCAGTACCCGGTACCGGTGCCCAGTGCCCAGCACCAACACCCAGTACCACTGCCCAGCACCAGTGGCCAGTACCAGTGACCACTGCcgggcaccagcaccagcacccagTGTCCAGCACCCAGtgcccctgcccagcacccagcaccaATGCCCAGTGCCCAGTGCCACTGCCCAGTACCCAGTATCGGTGCCCAGTGCCCAGCACCCAGTTCCCTGTACCCAGCACTCAGTACCAGTGCCCAGCACCCGTTGCCCACCACCAAGGCCCATCACCCATGGCCATGTCTCCACACCCATCACCATCACTGAGGCCCAGCACCCATCACCCATGGCTGCTGCTCCAAACCCATCACCCATGGCCATGGGTCAGCACCCATCACCAAGGCTCAGCACCCATCGCCCATGTCTGAGGCCCATCACCCATCATCTATCACCGAGGCCCATCACCCATGGCCATGGCTCCACACCCATCACTCATCACCAAGGCCCAGCACCTCAGTGGCCCACCACTGAATCCCATCATCACCCATGGCCCATGGCTCAGCACCCATCACCCATGTCTGAGGCCCATCACCCACCACCgagtcccagcacccaccaccgaGGCCCATCACCCATCGCCCATGGCCATGACTccgcacccaccacccaccaccgaGTCCCAGCACCCAGGACCCATCACGAAGGCCCATCACCCATCACCAAGGCCCATCACCCATGGCCATGGCTCAGCACCCATCACCAAGGCTCAGCACCCATCACCCATATCTGaggcccagcacccaccacccaccaccgagtcccagcacccaccaccgaGGCCCATCACCCATCGCCCATGGCCATGGCTccgcacccaccacccaccaccgaGTCCCAGCACCCAGGACCCATCACCGAGGCCCATCACCCATCACCAAGGCCCATCATCCATGGCCATGGCTCAGCACCCATCACCAAGGCTCAGCACCCATCACCCATATCTGaggcccagcacccaccacccaccaccgagtcccagcacccaccaccgaGGCCCATCACCCATCGCCCATGGCCATGACTccgcacccaccacccaccaccaagTCCCAGCACCCAGGACCCATCACCGAGGCCCATCACCCATCACCAAGGCCCATCACCCATGGCCATGGCTCAGCACCCATCACCAAGGCTCAGCACCCATCACCCATATCTGaggcccagcacccaccacccaccaccgagtcccagcacccaccaccgaGGCCCATCACCCATCGCCCATGGCCATGACTccgcacccaccacccaccaccaagTCCCAGCACCCAGGACCCATCACCGAGGCCCATCACCCATCACCAAGGCCCATCACCCATGGCCATGGCTCAGCACCCATCACCAAGGCTCAGCACCCATCACCCATATCTGaggcccagcacccaccacccaccaccaagTCCCAGCACCCGTCACCGAGGCCCATCACCCATCGCCCATGGCCATGACTccgcacccaccacccaccaccaagTCCCAGCACCCAGGACCCATCACGAAGGCCCATCACCCATCACCAAGGTCCATCACCCATGGCCATGGCTCAGCACCCATCACCAAGGCTCAGCACCCATCACCCATATCTGaggcccagcacccaccaccgaGTCCCAGCACCCAGGACCCATCACGAAGGCCCATCACCCATCACCAAGGCCCATCATCCATGGCCATGGCTCAGCACCCATCACCAAGGCTCAGCACCCATCACCCATATCTGaggcccagcacccaccacccaccaccgaGTCCCAGCACTCACCACCGAGGCCCATCACCCATCGTCCATGGCCATGACTccgcacccaccacccaccaccaagTCCCAGCACCCAGGACCCATCACCGAGGCCCATCACCCATCACCGAGGCCCATCACCCACCACCAATCACCCATGGCCATGGCTCCACACCCATCACCGAGGCTCTGAACCCATTGCCCAGCACCCACCGCCCCCTTCCCAACGGGTG
This genomic stretch from Numenius arquata unplaced genomic scaffold, bNumArq3.hap1.1 HAP1_SCAFFOLD_1249, whole genome shotgun sequence harbors:
- the SHISA4 gene encoding protein shisa-4, which produces MGPGGTGGGWPLAGTVLAVVASLAVGGEDCLWYVDRNGSWHPGFDCQSFSFCCGTCHQRFCCHDPLRLITERQQRHCLAFSPKTIAGIASAVVLFIAIVTTIVCCFMCSCCYLYQRRQHLRTPLQGPEIPLSSYPPAPPPAPFPMDPKAGPVPPQPGFAPMAMYPPAGPAAQYPLYPSGPPVYNPTAPPPYVPAQPSYPGV